A region from the Tachyglossus aculeatus isolate mTacAcu1 chromosome 5, mTacAcu1.pri, whole genome shotgun sequence genome encodes:
- the TNFRSF25 gene encoding tumor necrosis factor receptor superfamily member 25 translates to MQLKPGGRPAAALLLVVLVAGSGPRALEMSPSLNTPTSGAPNSSLGQNPRQRMPRSQECSASHFLDKSSKLCCQNCPAGHFLVTPCSSFGGPSSCQPCRQGTYLPKESYNQECFRCQECDKAALQVAIENCSATGNTRCGCAPGWFKECSVNRCEDGSPFSCRLCPDCHQLHRLSQGPNSAQCPSSPGALALPRNMEPGLILASEAFSNCGPCFPGFYEDQDGCSPCPTKPFDSCPQACAGYCSQLGSWVPLTVTGLMVVLLLLGGTLTYCYWKRRPPQSPIHGNHVADEAVTEALAPSWAPVPLLVESPPTLPALATTSSQQKVCDLQLLGNSCVASAPLAQEAPCPEDKWLLPWSQLPAGRGSGPAAGLLLQPGPQLYDVMDAVPARRWKEFVRTLGLREAEIEAVEVEVVRFRDQQYEMLKRWRQQQPAGLGAVYAALERMGLDGCAEELRKRLQRGL, encoded by the exons ATGCAGCTGAAGCCGGGGGGCCGGCCGGCGGCG GCCCTCCTGCTAGTGGTTTTGGTGGCAGGGAGTGGGCCACGGGCATTGGAAATGAGCCCCTCACTGAACACCCCAACCTCTGGAGCACCAAATTCCAGTTTGGGCCAGAACCCCCGCCAAAGAATGCCCCGGAGCCAGGAGTGCTCAGCTTCCCATTTCCTGGACAAGTCCAGCAAGTTGTGCTGCCAGAATTGCCCAGCAG GTCACTTCCTGGTGACTCCATGCAGCAGCTTCGGGGGTCCTTCCTCTTGCCAGCCCTGCCGCCAGGGCACCTACCTGCCCAAAGAGAGTTACAATCAGGAATGTTTCCGCTGCCAAGAGTGTGACAAGGCAG CCCTGCAGGTTGCGATCGAAAACTGCTCGGCCACGGGGAACACGCGCTGCGGTTGCGCGCCCGGCTGGTTCAAAGAATGCTCGGTGAACCGCTGCGAGGACggctcccccttctcctgccgCCTCTGCCCAGACTGCCACCAGCTCCACCGCCTCAGCCAGGGACCCA ACTCTGCTCAGTGCCCTTCCTCCCCTGGAGCTCTCGCCCTTCCCCGCAACATGGAGCCGGGGTTGATTCTAGCTTCTGAGGCGTTCTCCAACTGCGGACCCTGCTTCCCCGGCTTCTATGAGGACCAGGATGGCTGCTCCCCATGTCCCAC GAAACCGTTTGACAGCTGCCCACAGGCCTGTGCAGGATACTGCTCCCAGCTGG GGTCCTGGGTGCCGCTTACTGTAACCGGGCTGATGGTGGTGCTGCTTTTGCTTGGGGGAACCCTCACCTACTGCTACTGGAAGCGTCGCCCCCCTCAGTCTCCCATCCATGGGAATCACG TGGCAGATGAAGCTGTGACAGAAGCACTGGCCCCGTCGTGG GCCCCTGTGCCGCTGCTTGTGGAAAGCCCCCcgaccctccctgccctggccacCACGTCCAGCCAGCAGAAGGTCTGCGACCTCCAGCTGCTGGGGAACAGCTGCGTTGCCAGCGCCCCACTGGCCCAAGAGGCTCCCTGTCCGGAGGACAAGTGGCTCCTGCCCTGGAGCCAGCTGCCCGCTGGCAGAGGAAGCG gcccggcGGCCGGATTGCTTCTGCAGCCGGGCCCGCAGCTGTACGACGTGATGGACGCGGTGCCGGCGCGGCGCTGGAAGGAGTTTGTGCGGACCCTGGGGCTGCGGGAGGCGGAGATCGAGGCGGTGGAGGTGGAGGTCGTGCGCTTCCGCGACCAGCAGTACGAGATGCTCAAGCGCTGGCGCCAGCAGCAGCCCGCCGGACTGGGGGCCGTCTACGCCGCGCTGGAGCGTATGGGCCTGGACGGTTGCGCCGAGGAGCTCCGCAAGCGCCTGCAGCGCGGGCTCTGA